The DNA segment TCGCGCGTGCGGCGGACCGACGCGATCCGGGCGGGGATTCTCCTCGCCGCACTCCACTCCGCCGACACTCGGATACGGCACCACGTCACCGTGCGGCTCTGCGCCGCGGCCTCGAAGGGCGCCGTCATCACGACGGCGCCCTTTCGCGTGGTCGCGGCGCCTCCGTGCAGCGGCGTGCGACAGCACGGAGGTCACTGATGCGCACACTCGTCCTCAACGCCGGCTACGAGCCGCTGGCGGTGGTGTCGTTCAAGCGGGCGCTGGTGCTGCTGATGACCGAGAAGGCGATGATCATCGTCGCCGACGAGGAGCACCCGGTGCACGGAGCGACCGGCGACTACGTCCGGCCCTCGGTGATCGTGCTGACGCGCTACGTCCGCATCCCGAGCTCGCGGAGCGTGCCGGTCTCGCGCCGCGGGGTGCTGCGGCGCGACAACCACCGCTGCGGCTACTGCGGCCAGCACGCCAACACGATCGACCACATCCAGCCGAAGTCGCGGGGCGGGCGGGACACCTGGGAGAACCTCGTCGCCTGCTGCCACCGCTGCAACAACGTGAAGAGCGACCGTACGCCGCTGGAGATGGGCTGGCAGCTGCGCTCCGTGCCGCGGATGCCGCGCGCCGGGTCCTGGCTCGTGCGCGGTGCCGAGCGCACCCAGCCCGAGTGGGACGACTACCTGACGGCTGCGGCTGCCTGACCCCCGCCGCGAGATGCCACTTGTGCA comes from the Rathayibacter festucae DSM 15932 genome and includes:
- a CDS encoding HNH endonuclease, whose amino-acid sequence is MRTLVLNAGYEPLAVVSFKRALVLLMTEKAMIIVADEEHPVHGATGDYVRPSVIVLTRYVRIPSSRSVPVSRRGVLRRDNHRCGYCGQHANTIDHIQPKSRGGRDTWENLVACCHRCNNVKSDRTPLEMGWQLRSVPRMPRAGSWLVRGAERTQPEWDDYLTAAAA